In Candidatus Methanomethylophilus alvi Mx1201, a genomic segment contains:
- a CDS encoding glutamate-5-semialdehyde dehydrogenase: MTDTVSEIRDAKTAALEMAALDTGVKNSALNAMAEALEANRSVILEANAEDVRDSEGKVPAEILSRLRLSDSKISDMVFSLKDVAALPDPVGETMSATELDENLVLYQVRCPIGMIGVIFESRPDVVPQIMSLCLKSGNSIAFKGGSEARRSNRVLFDILRDAAVSAGVPGKAFVLMETREDIAEILKLDSYIDLLIPRGSYSFVRYIQENTRIPVLGHSAGICHVYVDADADMDTAFKVSLDSKIQYPAACNAAEKLLVNSKVARYFLPRMADLFAANGVEMRVDGRCKPHMLGFDVKDASDDDWYAEYDSRIIAIKVVDSADEAIDFINSHGSHHTDCIISENEERQRDFVRRVDSADVFINASTRFADGYRFGKGAEVGISTGKVHARGPMGMDGLMIYKYVLVGKGQTVKEYSGPDAKKYTHRHVDAEYRL; encoded by the coding sequence ATGACGGATACTGTATCCGAGATAAGGGACGCAAAGACTGCGGCCCTGGAGATGGCCGCCCTGGACACGGGCGTCAAGAACTCTGCGTTGAATGCCATGGCGGAGGCTCTGGAAGCCAACCGTTCCGTTATATTGGAGGCAAATGCGGAGGACGTACGCGACTCCGAGGGGAAGGTCCCGGCGGAGATCCTAAGCAGGCTCAGACTCAGCGACTCCAAGATCTCGGACATGGTGTTCAGTCTGAAGGACGTGGCCGCCCTACCCGACCCTGTGGGGGAGACCATGTCCGCCACCGAGCTGGACGAGAACCTGGTCCTTTATCAGGTGAGATGCCCAATCGGCATGATAGGCGTGATATTCGAATCCCGTCCGGATGTCGTCCCCCAGATCATGTCCCTGTGTCTCAAGAGCGGTAACAGCATCGCATTCAAGGGCGGTTCCGAGGCGAGACGCTCCAACAGGGTTCTCTTCGATATCCTGAGGGATGCGGCGGTATCGGCCGGAGTCCCCGGCAAGGCGTTCGTCCTCATGGAGACCAGGGAGGACATAGCCGAGATACTGAAACTGGACAGTTACATCGACCTGTTGATCCCCAGGGGATCCTATTCGTTCGTTCGTTACATACAGGAGAACACAAGGATCCCGGTGCTGGGTCATTCGGCGGGCATATGCCATGTTTATGTGGATGCCGATGCGGACATGGATACTGCGTTCAAGGTCTCCCTCGACTCCAAGATACAGTACCCTGCGGCCTGTAATGCGGCAGAGAAGCTCCTGGTCAACTCCAAGGTCGCCAGATATTTCCTTCCCCGTATGGCCGACCTGTTCGCGGCCAACGGTGTGGAGATGAGGGTGGATGGGAGATGCAAACCCCACATGCTCGGATTCGATGTGAAGGACGCCTCCGATGACGATTGGTATGCCGAGTATGATTCCCGCATAATCGCCATAAAAGTGGTCGATTCCGCCGACGAGGCGATAGATTTCATCAACTCCCACGGTTCGCATCACACAGATTGCATAATCTCGGAGAACGAGGAGAGGCAGAGGGATTTCGTCAGGAGGGTGGATTCCGCCGACGTATTCATAAACGCATCCACCAGGTTTGCCGACGGGTACCGTTTCGGCAAGGGGGCGGAGGTCGGCATCTCCACGGGCAAGGTGCACGCACGCGGGCCCATGGGCATGGATGGTCTGATGATCTACAAGTACGTCCTTGTCGGGAAAGGGCAGACCGTCAAGGAGTATTCCGGTCCCGATGCGAAGAAGTATACGCACAGACATGTAGATGCGGAATACAGGCTGTGA